In Victivallis lenta, the following proteins share a genomic window:
- a CDS encoding beta galactosidase jelly roll domain-containing protein translates to MLDSDSEGDAAGWPAVKGVSYRVEHGLLNVTVNGGSTGTEKRILLKPEWKYVLLSMKMKLTGVVSGKQGWRNGRLAMRFFDKKREGTGPWPDVFGGSGTSELRECTRLYEIPPGAVYLEIAPTNLGKSGTVEFREMKLEPLNSLKEMNLDAPIPGRLSRERQWDISDAFRIATSTRETVCMNGLWNFFPVRTETDAKDIPDEGTGWGWFKVPGVWPGMGWGAEQPGDNNLIVLSPMAAAGFDPAGLNTAWYRRTVAIPAEWSGKRISLEITMLQTCARIFIDGKKSGELYYPGGKIDLTERIRPGKTQEIVLLVSAKNDGLTGSVFMAPGRLVKSDAGVSNRGITGDMFLTAEPSEAAVSDVHVITSWRKKRITCDVGIASAVPGDYYLEAEIKEGKETLLNFRSGIFHVKEGKKFRRSFSADWLAPKLWDTDTPENIYVAEIRLRRADGKTVDEFFPQEFGFREFWCEGKNFMLNGSVIHLRSMASSSMREGAARSSREVARQIAERAGKAGFNHLIAYNYSFAPGIVGYQDHFYREASKAGVLTSLTMPHASHFNWALETPEERNRYLAQAEFLIRRFQNVPGIVLYAATHNAAGYIADQNPLKLDGIHTPDKYTQSRPRRQALAAGKLIASIDATRPVYHHESGNLGELITLNCYLNWVPAQERSDWLEHWEKAGSKPLIFVEWGMPHTASWTSYRGPGFVYSSAKGVQCIWLNEYNAAIFGERTYQTSSGKEASYRNQEKVSAGNRPVRYIEVFPYRKATLPVCAEMVKDNFRELRGRGVSGLLPWDFELLWERTGETFNGPWAKRFENLKRPGIVPDTARGGGNFLTDFNTEYKPSVVGAAGLPWMREKIAWIAGKIGDFTEKGHNFRRGETVRKQVLVLNDSRRKEKIRVEWSIPELDIREKREFFAEPGTRTGVPVVFTVPAAYSGTMLNIRAQINFGEGQESSDSFRIDVIPDTSVTISSKIGVFDPEGKTTAVLRKWKIPFRELDDCTDLKAVELLVIGRNALKNTMPQLAGWMEKGGKLLVLEQELSVLNRLGFRGTEYGLRKLFPLVRNFHGGEIANWRGSSTLTEPYFKIPDPENSYPQWNWQGFTNSRAWRAGNRGNICSVPLEKPSAGNFLPLMQGGFDLQYTPALELKAGRGIAVFSQFDLSGRTESDPEAEEMLKKLILRLDRAEVAVRRPTWYAGDQEGRQLLENLLVSARETDTVPENGLLIVAPGAELPDLTEAVENGLNVLMLGLSGQELNALLPGRFGTHPGRYYSDYAEGIAEIPEFLGISNADLHWRRELSMDAFSSSGPGGRALRVRKIGRGTAVAFQVAPWMFDPQEFQFRTSRRRNTGAVARLLFNLGAESRPGIWKRLFPEEEKIHPVFDLSGKWIGKADPQAKGRSEKWFAADFQADRSWVPVAVPGAFDTQIGKLENYDGFFWYRTTFHLPSGIGPERECVLSLGPVDDESWVWLNGHFLGELTQKTNPDDYWAAQRVHRFSSKLLRTGVNHLAVLCNDLRGNGGILGTPAIRVLPPIRFYVDEPVSSDDPFRYFRW, encoded by the coding sequence TTGCTGGATTCGGATTCCGAAGGCGATGCAGCCGGATGGCCTGCTGTAAAGGGAGTTTCGTACCGGGTCGAACACGGGCTCCTCAATGTTACCGTGAACGGCGGAAGTACAGGAACGGAAAAGCGGATTCTCCTGAAGCCGGAATGGAAGTATGTCCTGCTCTCCATGAAAATGAAATTGACAGGGGTTGTTTCAGGGAAACAGGGATGGCGGAACGGGCGTCTCGCCATGCGGTTTTTCGATAAAAAACGTGAAGGAACCGGACCGTGGCCCGATGTCTTCGGCGGTTCCGGCACATCGGAACTCCGGGAATGTACCCGGCTTTATGAGATTCCTCCCGGCGCAGTTTACCTTGAGATTGCGCCGACGAACCTCGGGAAATCCGGAACGGTCGAATTTCGGGAAATGAAGTTGGAACCACTGAACTCTTTGAAAGAGATGAATCTCGATGCCCCGATTCCCGGGAGGTTGTCCAGAGAACGCCAATGGGACATTTCCGACGCTTTCCGTATCGCCACTTCGACACGGGAAACAGTGTGTATGAACGGATTATGGAATTTTTTCCCGGTTCGTACAGAAACAGACGCAAAAGATATTCCGGATGAGGGAACCGGCTGGGGCTGGTTCAAAGTTCCCGGCGTCTGGCCCGGCATGGGATGGGGAGCTGAGCAGCCGGGAGACAACAACCTCATTGTCCTGTCTCCCATGGCGGCGGCGGGATTCGACCCGGCCGGACTCAATACTGCATGGTACAGGAGAACCGTTGCAATCCCCGCGGAGTGGAGCGGAAAAAGAATCAGTCTGGAAATCACCATGCTGCAAACCTGCGCCCGGATTTTCATCGATGGAAAAAAGTCCGGGGAACTCTACTATCCGGGAGGAAAAATCGATTTGACCGAACGAATCCGGCCGGGGAAAACACAGGAGATCGTTCTGTTGGTTTCCGCGAAGAACGACGGACTTACGGGCAGTGTTTTCATGGCGCCGGGAAGACTGGTCAAATCGGATGCCGGAGTTTCGAACCGGGGCATCACCGGTGACATGTTCCTGACCGCAGAACCTTCGGAAGCAGCGGTTTCGGATGTGCATGTCATTACCAGCTGGCGAAAAAAACGGATCACCTGCGATGTCGGCATTGCATCCGCCGTTCCCGGCGATTATTATCTGGAAGCTGAAATCAAAGAAGGGAAAGAGACACTCCTGAATTTCCGGTCCGGTATATTCCACGTAAAAGAAGGGAAGAAGTTCCGCCGGAGTTTTTCCGCAGACTGGCTTGCGCCGAAGCTCTGGGACACGGATACGCCGGAAAATATCTATGTCGCTGAAATTCGCCTCCGGCGGGCGGACGGGAAAACAGTCGATGAATTTTTTCCGCAGGAGTTCGGTTTTCGGGAATTCTGGTGTGAGGGGAAAAATTTCATGCTGAACGGTTCCGTGATTCATCTGCGTTCGATGGCTTCTTCCTCCATGCGGGAGGGGGCGGCGCGCTCCAGCAGAGAGGTTGCCCGGCAGATTGCGGAACGAGCCGGGAAGGCAGGTTTCAATCACCTGATCGCTTACAACTACTCTTTTGCTCCGGGAATTGTCGGGTATCAGGATCACTTTTATCGGGAAGCCTCCAAAGCAGGCGTTCTGACTTCGCTGACCATGCCGCATGCGTCTCATTTCAACTGGGCGCTCGAAACGCCGGAAGAACGGAATCGGTATCTTGCGCAGGCGGAATTCCTGATCCGCCGTTTTCAGAACGTTCCGGGAATCGTTCTTTACGCGGCTACACACAATGCGGCCGGATATATCGCGGATCAGAATCCATTGAAACTGGATGGAATTCACACACCGGACAAATATACGCAATCCCGTCCCCGCCGTCAGGCCCTGGCTGCCGGAAAGCTGATCGCTTCCATTGATGCGACCAGGCCGGTGTATCACCATGAATCCGGGAATCTCGGGGAACTTATTACGCTCAACTGCTATCTGAATTGGGTTCCTGCCCAGGAGCGGAGCGACTGGCTGGAACATTGGGAAAAAGCCGGATCAAAGCCGCTGATTTTTGTCGAATGGGGAATGCCTCATACAGCCTCGTGGACAAGCTATCGCGGACCCGGATTCGTCTACAGCAGTGCAAAAGGAGTTCAGTGCATCTGGCTGAACGAATACAATGCGGCGATTTTCGGAGAACGGACCTATCAAACTTCATCCGGCAAGGAGGCTTCCTACCGGAATCAGGAAAAAGTTTCCGCCGGCAACAGGCCGGTACGTTATATCGAGGTTTTCCCTTATCGGAAAGCGACGCTTCCCGTCTGCGCCGAAATGGTGAAGGATAATTTCAGGGAACTGCGCGGCCGCGGCGTTTCCGGCCTCCTTCCCTGGGATTTCGAGTTGTTATGGGAAAGAACCGGAGAAACCTTCAATGGGCCGTGGGCGAAACGTTTTGAGAACCTGAAAAGGCCCGGTATCGTTCCGGATACCGCACGGGGCGGAGGCAATTTCCTGACGGATTTCAATACGGAATACAAACCGTCCGTCGTCGGTGCGGCCGGGTTGCCCTGGATGCGCGAAAAGATTGCATGGATTGCGGGTAAAATCGGGGATTTTACAGAAAAAGGTCATAATTTTCGCCGCGGAGAAACCGTCCGGAAGCAGGTCCTTGTCCTCAACGACAGTCGCCGCAAGGAGAAAATCCGTGTGGAATGGAGCATTCCGGAATTGGATATCAGAGAAAAAAGAGAATTTTTCGCGGAGCCCGGAACACGAACCGGCGTTCCGGTGGTCTTCACTGTGCCTGCTGCATATTCCGGAACCATGTTGAACATTCGTGCGCAAATCAATTTCGGCGAAGGACAGGAGAGCTCCGACAGTTTTCGAATTGACGTCATTCCCGATACTTCCGTAACGATTTCTTCGAAAATCGGAGTTTTTGATCCGGAGGGAAAAACGACTGCCGTTTTGCGCAAATGGAAGATTCCGTTCCGTGAACTGGACGATTGTACCGATTTGAAAGCCGTCGAATTGCTGGTGATCGGGAGGAATGCCCTGAAAAACACAATGCCGCAGTTGGCCGGATGGATGGAGAAGGGGGGAAAGCTGCTGGTTCTGGAGCAGGAACTCTCCGTACTGAACCGGCTCGGATTCCGGGGAACGGAATATGGATTGCGCAAACTGTTTCCGCTGGTCCGGAATTTTCACGGCGGCGAGATTGCAAACTGGCGCGGCAGTTCCACTTTGACGGAGCCGTATTTCAAAATTCCGGACCCGGAAAACAGTTATCCGCAGTGGAATTGGCAGGGATTCACCAATTCAAGGGCGTGGCGGGCCGGAAACCGGGGCAACATCTGCAGCGTGCCTCTGGAAAAGCCGTCCGCCGGAAATTTCCTCCCGCTGATGCAGGGCGGATTCGATCTTCAGTATACTCCGGCGCTCGAATTGAAGGCGGGACGGGGAATTGCCGTATTTTCACAATTCGATCTCTCCGGACGGACGGAGAGTGATCCGGAAGCGGAGGAAATGCTGAAAAAATTGATTCTCCGTCTCGACCGTGCGGAGGTTGCCGTACGGCGTCCGACCTGGTATGCGGGGGATCAGGAAGGACGACAGTTGCTGGAAAATCTTCTGGTTTCCGCCCGGGAAACGGATACGGTTCCGGAGAACGGACTTCTGATCGTTGCTCCCGGCGCGGAACTTCCGGATTTGACTGAAGCGGTGGAGAATGGTCTGAATGTTCTGATGCTCGGGCTCTCCGGTCAGGAATTGAATGCTCTCCTTCCCGGCAGATTCGGGACGCATCCCGGCAGATATTACTCCGATTATGCGGAAGGAATTGCGGAAATACCGGAATTTCTCGGTATTTCCAATGCGGATCTCCATTGGCGCAGAGAGCTTTCTATGGATGCGTTCAGTTCCTCCGGACCCGGCGGACGTGCGCTTCGCGTCAGGAAAATCGGCAGGGGAACGGCGGTTGCCTTCCAGGTTGCTCCCTGGATGTTCGATCCGCAGGAGTTTCAGTTCAGGACCAGCCGCAGAAGAAATACGGGAGCAGTTGCACGCCTTCTTTTCAATCTCGGGGCGGAATCCCGGCCCGGAATCTGGAAACGGCTGTTTCCGGAAGAAGAAAAAATTCACCCGGTTTTCGACCTTTCCGGGAAATGGATCGGTAAAGCCGATCCGCAGGCAAAGGGACGGTCGGAAAAATGGTTCGCCGCGGATTTTCAGGCGGACCGTTCCTGGGTGCCGGTTGCAGTTCCCGGCGCATTCGATACGCAGATCGGAAAGCTTGAAAATTACGATGGTTTCTTCTGGTACAGGACAACGTTTCACCTGCCTTCCGGCATCGGGCCGGAAAGAGAATGCGTTTTGTCCCTCGGTCCGGTGGATGACGAGTCGTGGGTCTGGCTGAACGGTCATTTTCTCGGTGAGCTGACGCAGAAAACGAATCCGGACGATTATTGGGCGGCGCAGCGGGTCCATCGTTTTTCATCGAAACTCCTGCGTACCGGCGTGAATCATCTTGCGGTTCTCTGTAACGATCTTCGCGGGAATGGGGGAATTCTCGGAACTCCGGCAATCCGTGTTCTTCCGCCGATCCGCTTCTATGTGGACGAACCGGTCAGCTCGGACGATCCGTTCCGATATTTCCGGTGGTGA
- a CDS encoding helix-turn-helix domain-containing protein, with protein MREEFIFSGASPVDSPVVIHLAGSSWCDGSYLIERSSSDLWVIEFVEAGTGTLEVDGRTCHPSAGDLYLAPFGACHRYYSSAESPWIKHWINFSGPLMPELLRLFKLEGIIHVPGFSRPELFKQALHQLRLHPQEAHSRIGPEFLMAVVSTMAADLRAADHRHRKNPEAQELRNWLDTQIFAPTPSLDEMATKISRSRGQTIRIFKSEYGETPVQYLIGRKIEAARELLRGSPVAIKEIADKLHFSDEYYFASVFKRKTGIAPGRYRSWKN; from the coding sequence ATGCGGGAAGAATTTATTTTCTCCGGCGCCTCGCCGGTCGATTCTCCGGTCGTAATCCATCTTGCGGGAAGCAGCTGGTGCGACGGCAGTTATCTGATCGAACGCAGCAGCAGCGACTTATGGGTGATTGAATTCGTCGAAGCCGGAACCGGAACGCTGGAGGTGGACGGCCGGACCTGTCATCCATCCGCCGGAGACCTTTACCTTGCCCCATTCGGAGCCTGTCATCGTTATTACTCAAGCGCGGAGTCGCCATGGATCAAACATTGGATCAACTTCTCCGGTCCGCTGATGCCGGAGCTCCTCCGGCTCTTCAAGCTCGAGGGAATCATCCATGTCCCGGGCTTTTCCCGACCGGAGCTTTTCAAGCAGGCATTGCACCAGCTCCGGCTCCATCCGCAGGAGGCGCACAGCCGTATCGGACCCGAGTTCCTGATGGCGGTCGTTTCCACCATGGCCGCCGACCTGCGCGCCGCCGATCACCGTCATCGGAAAAACCCCGAAGCGCAGGAACTGCGCAACTGGCTCGACACCCAGATCTTCGCCCCGACTCCCTCCCTCGATGAAATGGCGACAAAGATATCGCGGTCTCGCGGACAGACAATCCGCATCTTCAAAAGCGAATACGGAGAAACTCCGGTCCAATACCTGATCGGACGCAAAATCGAAGCGGCGCGGGAGCTTCTGCGCGGTTCGCCGGTTGCCATAAAGGAGATTGCGGACAAGCTCCATTTTTCGGACGAATATTACTTCGCTTCCGTATTCAAGCGAAAAACCGGAATTGCTCCCGGCCGCTACCGCTCCTGGAAAAATTAA
- the ribF gene encoding riboflavin biosynthesis protein RibF, whose translation MTDELLKFTETGHLGLSGESRTRRKLTLGIGVFDGVHLGHRRIIAEVTGLARANGSVPAAMTFDPHPRAVLCPDEPPVLLVPLKERVRLLREAGAELVWVQPFTPEFAHLEPEQFLERLFACPDIELAGICVGEKWRFGRGGRGGRETLAAYAESHRLEFRACPELELNNETVSSSAIRRAISAGKLEQAAAMLGRPYRLIGTVERGYHAASDRLDCPTANLALSAGVLPPDGVYAAAAYRNGVPYAAVVNIGFAPTFGWEQAKRRVEVHLLDFHGNLYGSELGVEFLHYLREERTFSDPEALKRQIDGDILQIRDFFAKSRFQK comes from the coding sequence ATGACGGACGAATTGTTGAAATTTACCGAAACCGGCCACCTGGGGCTGTCCGGCGAAAGCAGAACCAGGCGGAAGCTGACGCTCGGGATCGGCGTGTTCGACGGAGTTCACCTCGGTCACCGCCGCATCATTGCCGAGGTGACCGGCCTTGCGCGGGCAAACGGATCGGTTCCTGCCGCGATGACGTTCGACCCACATCCGCGCGCCGTGCTGTGCCCGGACGAACCGCCGGTCCTGCTGGTTCCGCTGAAGGAACGGGTCCGGCTCCTGCGCGAAGCCGGCGCCGAGCTGGTCTGGGTCCAACCGTTCACCCCGGAATTCGCCCACCTCGAACCGGAACAGTTCCTCGAACGGCTCTTTGCGTGTCCCGATATCGAGCTTGCCGGCATCTGTGTCGGCGAAAAGTGGCGTTTCGGGCGCGGCGGGCGCGGCGGGCGCGAGACGCTCGCCGCCTATGCGGAGTCGCACCGGCTTGAATTCCGGGCCTGTCCCGAACTTGAACTGAATAACGAAACCGTCAGCTCGAGTGCGATCCGGCGGGCAATTTCGGCCGGAAAGCTCGAACAGGCCGCCGCGATGCTCGGCAGGCCGTACCGTCTGATCGGCACGGTCGAACGCGGTTACCATGCGGCCAGCGACCGGCTCGACTGTCCGACCGCGAATCTGGCGCTTTCCGCCGGCGTGCTGCCTCCCGACGGCGTGTATGCGGCGGCGGCATACCGCAACGGCGTACCGTATGCGGCGGTTGTTAACATCGGTTTCGCCCCGACCTTCGGCTGGGAGCAGGCGAAGCGCCGGGTCGAAGTCCATCTGCTCGATTTCCACGGGAATCTCTACGGCAGCGAGCTCGGCGTCGAATTCCTGCATTACCTGCGGGAGGAACGCACCTTCTCCGATCCGGAGGCGCTCAAACGGCAGATCGACGGCGATATTTTACAGATCCGGGATTTTTTTGCGAAGAGCCGATTTCAAAAATAG
- a CDS encoding nucleoside-diphosphate kinase — translation MAIEVSYIIITPYSLLKSRTGGIIARLMSRTDLEFIGAQMLAFTPEMAERYARSLEAMEAKDTGKMLADYVRENFPPREDGRKERALMLLFRGEDACRKLTGITGRLSPYSPKCISAGETLRDTYADVVEDKDNPGIVRYFEPAVLTPPDLREAINKLSIFADFAENTPNLVDNSLGSAPEDERTLVIIKPDNWRCPSSRPGNIIDMLSRTGLRIVGCKVHRMSVNDALEFYGSVQNALRSKLAPKIGEQAKQLFEDKFKVSLPENAVASLTESVGIPYADDQFSQLIEFMSGKRPEECTEEEKKLQNSQAKCLVLIYEGPDAIAKIRSVLGPTDPSKAPGGTVRRDFGSNVMVNTAHASDSPASVEREMKIIRIHQNSMAARIREFLEECK, via the coding sequence ATGGCAATCGAAGTATCGTACATCATCATTACACCCTACAGTCTGCTGAAATCCCGTACCGGCGGTATCATCGCGCGGCTTATGTCGCGGACCGATCTGGAATTCATCGGCGCGCAGATGCTTGCCTTCACACCGGAAATGGCGGAACGTTACGCCCGGAGTCTCGAGGCGATGGAAGCGAAAGATACGGGAAAGATGCTGGCCGATTATGTGCGGGAGAATTTTCCGCCGCGCGAAGACGGCCGCAAGGAACGCGCCCTGATGCTCCTGTTCCGCGGGGAGGACGCCTGCCGGAAGCTGACCGGCATCACCGGGCGGCTCTCGCCGTATTCGCCGAAATGCATCAGCGCCGGCGAAACGCTGCGCGATACGTATGCCGATGTGGTGGAGGATAAGGACAATCCCGGAATCGTCCGTTATTTCGAGCCGGCCGTTCTGACGCCGCCGGATCTGCGCGAAGCGATCAATAAACTCAGCATTTTTGCGGATTTCGCGGAGAATACGCCGAATCTGGTCGATAATTCGCTCGGCTCCGCTCCGGAGGATGAACGCACGCTCGTCATCATCAAGCCGGACAACTGGCGCTGCCCGTCCAGCCGTCCCGGCAACATCATCGATATGCTGAGCCGCACCGGGCTCCGGATCGTCGGCTGCAAGGTCCATCGGATGAGTGTGAACGACGCGCTTGAATTTTACGGTTCCGTGCAGAATGCACTTCGCAGCAAGCTTGCTCCGAAAATCGGCGAGCAGGCCAAGCAGCTTTTCGAGGATAAATTCAAAGTGTCCCTGCCGGAAAACGCCGTTGCCTCGCTGACCGAATCGGTCGGAATTCCGTATGCGGACGATCAGTTCTCGCAACTGATCGAATTCATGTCCGGCAAGCGTCCGGAGGAATGTACCGAGGAGGAAAAGAAGCTTCAGAACTCGCAGGCCAAATGCCTGGTCCTGATCTATGAGGGACCGGATGCGATCGCCAAGATCCGTTCCGTGCTCGGGCCGACCGATCCGTCGAAGGCGCCGGGCGGCACCGTCCGCCGCGATTTCGGCAGCAATGTCATGGTCAATACCGCCCATGCCTCCGACTCGCCCGCCAGTGTCGAGCGTGAGATGAAGATCATCCGCATTCATCAGAATTCGATGGCGGCCAGAATTCGTGAATTTCTGGAAGAGTGCAAATAA
- the acpS gene encoding holo-ACP synthase — protein sequence MIAGLGTDIVEIGRIVRMLDKFGDAFRERICTPAELAEGSRRRHASTYYAGRWAVKEAAAKALGCGIGEHCSFTDVELGNGPAGAPFLKLSGKAAEYAARRGGGLFHVSLSHEATYATAVVIWEIN from the coding sequence GTGATAGCCGGGCTCGGCACGGATATCGTCGAAATCGGGCGGATCGTCCGGATGCTCGACAAATTCGGCGACGCCTTCCGCGAGCGGATCTGCACGCCGGCGGAACTGGCCGAAGGCAGCCGGCGGCGCCATGCTTCAACTTATTATGCCGGGCGCTGGGCGGTCAAGGAGGCCGCGGCGAAAGCGCTCGGCTGCGGCATCGGCGAACATTGCAGCTTTACGGATGTGGAGCTCGGAAACGGCCCGGCCGGAGCGCCGTTCCTGAAATTGAGCGGAAAAGCGGCGGAATATGCGGCGAGGCGCGGCGGCGGACTCTTTCACGTCTCTCTCAGCCACGAAGCGACCTATGCGACTGCGGTCGTCATCTGGGAGATCAACTGA
- a CDS encoding substrate-binding domain-containing protein, translating to MSSKFKTVLPEFSSVPGREEDRFVYERVVNSIISLIRDEKYEIGRKLPPIRDLAEQFDCNFHTVRKAVQLLCNDGILEKRSRLGNFVRRNTSHLVGKPQAKVQIVSMRKIGILLCPGPTEFSTPLLMELERAATAMEIQLELQSAANWDKAVEVVEDMKKTGCRAAVLTADRNNLNVKEVHRLFDRSPIPLVVGDLIAGYERFCYEPPEIYGRWYSRNSMLFQCGYFYELGYKAIAYLRRSAFSGSSKDKYGYYREFMEATDHLPILDQFVDDDSGRFSRILKEWEPFRGNLAVICEDDVEAMRLVIAASKNGWTLPEEMAVMGFNNFAFGRYVDPPLTTIQFPYDYLAKRLLVRALELSSGQTEWSAAELPAPEVVLRESCGGRRRLPEDRLRNLVTERLKAKIFPGE from the coding sequence ATGTCGTCGAAATTCAAAACCGTCCTGCCGGAATTTTCTTCTGTTCCGGGGCGGGAGGAGGACCGTTTTGTCTACGAGCGGGTCGTCAATTCGATCATCAGTCTGATCCGGGATGAGAAATATGAAATCGGCCGGAAACTGCCGCCGATCCGGGATCTGGCCGAACAGTTCGACTGCAATTTTCATACCGTGCGCAAGGCGGTGCAGCTGCTTTGCAATGACGGAATTCTGGAGAAACGTTCCCGCCTCGGCAATTTCGTCCGGCGGAATACCAGCCATCTGGTCGGAAAGCCGCAGGCGAAAGTACAAATCGTTTCGATGCGGAAAATCGGAATTCTGCTCTGTCCGGGACCGACCGAGTTTTCCACGCCGCTCCTGATGGAGCTCGAACGTGCCGCCACTGCGATGGAAATCCAGCTCGAACTTCAGAGTGCGGCCAACTGGGACAAGGCGGTCGAGGTTGTGGAGGATATGAAGAAAACCGGCTGCCGGGCCGCCGTTCTGACTGCGGACCGGAACAACCTCAATGTGAAGGAGGTTCACCGGTTGTTCGACAGGAGTCCGATTCCGCTCGTCGTCGGCGACCTGATTGCCGGATATGAGCGGTTCTGCTATGAACCGCCGGAGATTTACGGCCGCTGGTACAGCCGGAATTCGATGCTGTTCCAATGCGGTTACTTTTATGAACTCGGCTATAAGGCGATCGCGTACCTCAGGCGCAGCGCATTCAGCGGGTCGAGCAAGGATAAATACGGTTATTACCGGGAGTTTATGGAAGCGACGGACCATCTGCCGATTCTGGATCAGTTCGTCGACGACGATTCCGGCCGGTTCAGCCGCATTCTGAAGGAATGGGAACCTTTCCGCGGCAACCTGGCGGTGATCTGCGAAGACGACGTGGAGGCGATGCGTCTGGTCATCGCCGCTTCGAAAAACGGCTGGACCCTCCCGGAAGAGATGGCGGTTATGGGCTTTAATAATTTTGCGTTCGGCCGTTATGTCGACCCGCCGCTGACCACCATTCAATTTCCGTATGACTATCTGGCGAAACGGCTGCTGGTCCGTGCTTTGGAGCTCTCCTCCGGGCAGACGGAATGGAGCGCGGCCGAATTGCCCGCTCCTGAAGTTGTTCTGCGCGAAAGCTGCGGAGGCCGGCGGCGACTGCCGGAGGACAGACTGCGGAACCTCGTGACGGAACGGTTGAAAGCGAAGATTTTTCCCGGAGAGTGA
- a CDS encoding MerR family transcriptional regulator has translation MMEGRTYLASDLAGELGLPRSTINDWLVRYADYLEVDTRGKRKVYSAKSLRILKEISEMRNEGKSSFEIEQLLASRYGIRPEVAPPAPQGPEQQPGASGETLPAPQEGGLPALRPAFEQMTVQINTEFLKLANRLEEAERYRKRLVQRMWAVTAGLIVALAVLVLVLALIMYQVFGRIEKKNRETAETLSRESGEKLGELGVVLDSSRQDFNENIAKLKEEMAAQRRSFEEKLKELEANSATRAEAQIIKFKEEFARRQQEELKRLEGLQQTVRETAKSQLDAVKEEMRRQEAARLEAEKAAAAKKEAEARLNQPKETQKQEQKPAPSKEVPKQEQQKPAPVQAPASTQKPETVK, from the coding sequence ATGATGGAAGGCAGAACCTATCTGGCCAGCGACCTTGCCGGCGAACTCGGGCTGCCGCGCAGCACCATCAACGACTGGCTGGTGCGTTATGCGGATTATCTCGAAGTCGACACCCGCGGCAAGCGGAAGGTCTATTCGGCCAAGTCCCTGCGGATTCTGAAGGAAATCTCGGAGATGCGCAACGAGGGAAAAAGTTCGTTCGAAATCGAACAGCTGCTCGCCTCCCGCTACGGCATCCGTCCCGAAGTGGCGCCTCCCGCACCCCAGGGACCGGAGCAGCAGCCGGGCGCCTCCGGCGAGACGCTGCCCGCACCCCAGGAAGGCGGCCTCCCGGCACTTCGGCCGGCATTCGAACAAATGACGGTTCAGATCAACACCGAATTCCTGAAACTTGCCAACCGGCTCGAAGAAGCGGAGCGTTACCGGAAACGGCTTGTGCAGCGGATGTGGGCGGTGACCGCCGGTCTCATTGTCGCGCTCGCGGTGCTGGTACTCGTTCTTGCGCTCATCATGTATCAGGTGTTCGGGCGGATCGAGAAGAAAAACCGTGAAACCGCCGAAACCCTGAGCCGGGAATCCGGCGAAAAGCTCGGCGAACTCGGCGTCGTGCTGGACAGCTCCCGCCAGGATTTCAACGAGAATATCGCAAAGCTGAAGGAGGAAATGGCCGCCCAGCGCAGAAGCTTCGAAGAAAAACTGAAGGAGCTTGAAGCGAACTCCGCCACCCGAGCAGAAGCGCAGATCATCAAATTCAAGGAGGAGTTCGCCCGCCGCCAGCAGGAAGAACTCAAACGGCTGGAAGGACTTCAGCAGACCGTGCGCGAAACCGCCAAATCCCAGCTCGACGCGGTAAAGGAAGAGATGCGCAGACAGGAAGCCGCCCGGCTCGAAGCCGAAAAGGCCGCCGCTGCCAAAAAGGAGGCCGAAGCCAGATTGAACCAGCCGAAGGAAACCCAGAAACAGGAGCAGAAACCGGCTCCGTCGAAGGAGGTTCCGAAACAGGAACAGCAGAAACCGGCTCCGGTTCAGGCTCCGGCCAGTACGCAGAAACCGGAGACTGTGAAGTGA